Proteins found in one Candidatus Binatia bacterium genomic segment:
- a CDS encoding type II toxin-antitoxin system HicB family antitoxin — MKHKLTMVYWRGDKFWLGKLMEHPEIMTQGETVEELEENIKNAYRSIVMDELEG, encoded by the coding sequence ATGAAACACAAGTTGACGATGGTCTACTGGAGAGGGGACAAGTTCTGGCTCGGCAAGTTGATGGAGCATCCTGAAATCATGACGCAAGGAGAAACCGTGGAGGAACTTGAAGAGAACATCAAAAATGCCTACCGCTCCATCGTTATGGATGAACTAGAAGGGTAG
- a CDS encoding alpha-ketoacid dehydrogenase subunit beta, whose translation MFDKTMEAVALSGTVKEMRIQEALRETLRYEMARDQRVFVMGEDVALFGGAYGVTRGLLQEFGAERVRDTPISEAALVGLAVGAAINGMRPVVEIQFCDLLPLCMDQLVTHAARYHYMTGGRISVPIVIRNKFGTRPGGGPSHSSCNHGAFIPFPGLKIIVPATPADAKGLLLSAIRDPNPVLCFESHHLYGVKGPVPDGDYTVPIGLASVRREGKDLTIVTCGGMVLKVDEAAERLKEKGIAAEIIDLRSLAPLDKETILKSVAKTKRAIIVDEGPIVGGLTAELAATIQENLFSDLKAPVIRVGAAFIPPPHSGPLVEAMVPNVERIETSALRLVGGK comes from the coding sequence ATGTTCGACAAGACTATGGAAGCAGTTGCGCTTAGCGGGACCGTTAAAGAGATGCGTATTCAGGAGGCGCTGCGCGAGACGCTGAGATACGAGATGGCGCGCGACCAGCGCGTCTTCGTGATGGGCGAAGACGTGGCGCTCTTTGGCGGCGCGTACGGCGTGACGCGCGGGTTGCTCCAGGAGTTCGGCGCCGAGCGCGTGCGCGACACGCCGATTTCCGAGGCCGCGCTCGTCGGCCTCGCCGTCGGCGCCGCAATCAACGGCATGCGGCCGGTCGTCGAGATCCAGTTCTGCGATCTTTTGCCGCTCTGCATGGACCAGCTCGTCACCCACGCCGCGCGCTACCACTACATGACCGGCGGACGGATTTCCGTGCCGATCGTGATCCGGAACAAATTCGGCACGCGGCCGGGTGGCGGTCCGAGCCATTCGAGCTGCAATCACGGCGCGTTTATTCCATTTCCGGGGCTCAAAATCATCGTCCCGGCGACTCCCGCGGACGCTAAAGGGCTCTTATTATCGGCGATCCGTGATCCCAACCCCGTCCTCTGCTTCGAAAGCCACCATCTATACGGCGTTAAAGGGCCCGTGCCCGACGGTGACTACACCGTGCCGATAGGCCTGGCCAGCGTGCGCCGCGAGGGAAAAGATTTGACGATCGTTACCTGCGGCGGCATGGTCCTCAAAGTGGATGAGGCGGCCGAGAGGCTCAAAGAAAAAGGCATCGCCGCCGAGATCATCGACCTGCGCTCGCTGGCGCCGCTGGACAAGGAAACCATTTTAAAATCCGTCGCCAAGACCAAGCGAGCCATAATCGTCGATGAAGGACCGATCGTCGGTGGACTCACGGCCGAGCTTGCGGCGACGATTCAAGAAAATCTTTTTTCCGATTTAAAAGCGCCGGTCATCCGCGTCGGCGCTGCGTTTATTCCACCGCCTCACAGCGGTCCGCTCGTCGAAGCGATGGTGCCGAACGTGGAGCGAATTGAAACGTCGGCGTTGCGGTTGGTTGGAGGGAAGTAG
- a CDS encoding glutathione S-transferase: MASATRIKIWGRRDSSNVQKVVWCCDELGVDFDRVDLGGKFGGNKEKPYLDMNPNGLVPTIDDGGFILWESNTIVRYLTEKYGGGKLLPPSPEGRANASRWMDWQLSTMNPAIVPLFWGIVRTPEEKRDRAALATALERTTNAWKIVDDQLAKTPYLAGNDFTIGDIPLAVWAYRWFKLPIERPALKHLSAWYDRLCQRPPYQTHIMIPMT; the protein is encoded by the coding sequence ATGGCGAGCGCAACCAGGATCAAGATCTGGGGCAGACGAGACTCATCGAACGTGCAAAAGGTCGTCTGGTGCTGCGATGAGCTGGGCGTGGACTTCGACCGCGTGGACCTCGGCGGCAAATTCGGCGGCAACAAAGAGAAGCCCTATCTCGATATGAACCCAAACGGCCTCGTGCCGACGATCGATGACGGCGGCTTTATCCTGTGGGAATCGAACACGATCGTCCGCTATCTCACCGAAAAATACGGCGGCGGAAAACTGCTTCCGCCGAGTCCGGAAGGACGCGCGAACGCCAGCCGCTGGATGGATTGGCAGTTGAGCACGATGAATCCGGCCATCGTGCCGCTTTTTTGGGGAATTGTCCGCACGCCGGAAGAAAAGCGTGACCGCGCGGCGCTCGCAACCGCGCTGGAGAGAACCACGAATGCGTGGAAGATCGTCGACGATCAGTTGGCGAAGACCCCTTACCTCGCCGGCAATGATTTTACCATCGGCGATATCCCGCTGGCCGTTTGGGCCTACCGCTGGTTCAAACTGCCGATCGAGCGCCCCGCGCTGAAGCACCTAAGCGCTTGGTACGATCGCCTCTGCCAGCGTCCGCCGTATCAGACCCACATCATGATTCCGATGACGTAG
- a CDS encoding NADH-quinone oxidoreductase subunit N — protein MDLGNLESLDYFYPEAILTGTILLVILLDLVLKNKKVPALLAFAGCGVSLWFTWKLYGASGGWLFHRMMVLDNFSLFFKLVALAATILVIWMSSASREIEQVHQGEYLAILLSSTLGMFFMASSTNLLMAYLSLEFVSITSYILTGFLPRNRRSSEAALKYLIYGGVASGAMIYGMSWIFGMTGSLDYAQINQALVLGQPNRLALFIALVFILAGFGYKIVFVPFHMWSPDVYQGAPTPVTAFLSVGSNAAGVAILVRFFFPALSHPAAGGDWQFISGVEWPQFLLVVSMVTMTLGNLSALNQQNVKRMLAYSGIAHAGYILMGLVVLNNEGLQAVLFYIVVYLIMNLGAFLVVVVVANATGKEDIDVYRGLAWRGAAVPAVAMAIFLFSLTGLPPLAGFIGKFFLFAAVIKQEFYLLAVVAVVNSVISLYYYARVVKVMFLDFPEPADGEVQMNAGAAVMLGLLSAMTLLFGIYWGPLVAFTNQSLRFFVK, from the coding sequence ATGGACCTCGGAAATCTCGAAAGTCTCGACTATTTCTATCCGGAGGCGATTCTTACCGGCACGATTCTTCTCGTTATCTTACTGGACCTTGTCCTGAAGAATAAGAAAGTTCCCGCTCTGCTGGCTTTCGCAGGGTGTGGTGTGTCGCTCTGGTTCACGTGGAAGCTCTACGGCGCCTCCGGCGGCTGGCTCTTCCACCGCATGATGGTTCTGGATAATTTCAGCCTCTTCTTCAAGCTGGTCGCGCTCGCCGCCACGATTTTGGTTATCTGGATGTCCTCAGCCAGCCGCGAGATCGAACAGGTGCACCAGGGGGAATACCTTGCGATCCTGCTCAGCTCCACGCTCGGGATGTTTTTCATGGCTTCCTCGACTAACTTGCTGATGGCTTACCTCTCGCTGGAATTCGTGAGCATCACCTCCTATATTTTGACGGGGTTTTTGCCCCGCAACCGGCGCTCTAGCGAAGCGGCGCTCAAATATCTGATCTACGGCGGCGTCGCATCGGGCGCCATGATCTACGGCATGAGCTGGATCTTCGGCATGACCGGGAGCCTCGACTACGCGCAGATTAATCAGGCGCTCGTTCTAGGACAGCCGAACCGGCTCGCTCTTTTCATCGCGCTGGTCTTCATCCTCGCGGGGTTCGGCTACAAGATCGTTTTCGTGCCGTTCCACATGTGGTCGCCGGACGTCTACCAGGGCGCGCCGACGCCGGTCACCGCCTTTCTCTCGGTCGGCTCCAACGCGGCGGGCGTCGCGATTCTCGTCCGTTTCTTTTTTCCGGCGTTGTCGCATCCGGCCGCCGGCGGCGATTGGCAGTTTATCTCCGGCGTCGAGTGGCCGCAATTTTTGCTCGTGGTGAGCATGGTGACGATGACCTTGGGGAATCTCTCGGCTTTGAATCAGCAAAACGTCAAGCGCATGCTCGCCTACTCGGGGATCGCGCACGCCGGCTACATTCTGATGGGACTGGTCGTGCTCAACAACGAAGGTCTCCAGGCGGTGCTGTTTTATATCGTCGTTTACCTCATCATGAATCTCGGCGCCTTCCTCGTGGTCGTGGTCGTCGCCAACGCGACGGGTAAGGAGGACATCGACGTCTACCGCGGCCTCGCCTGGCGCGGCGCCGCCGTCCCGGCGGTCGCGATGGCGATCTTTCTTTTTTCTCTCACCGGTCTTCCTCCGCTCGCCGGTTTTATCGGCAAGTTTTTTCTCTTTGCCGCGGTGATCAAGCAAGAGTTTTATCTGCTGGCCGTCGTCGCCGTCGTCAACAGCGTCATTTCGCTCTATTACTACGCCCGCGTCGTCAAGGTCATGTTCCTCGACTTCCCCGAGCCGGCGGACGGCGAGGTCCAGATGAACGCGGGCGCCGCGGTCATGCTCGGCCTGCTCTCCGCCATGACTCTGCTGTTTGGAATTTACTGGGGCCCGCTGGTCGCCTTCACCAACCAATCGCTTAGATTCTTCGTCAAGTAA
- the nuoK gene encoding NADH-quinone oxidoreductase subunit NuoK, whose translation MEIGLTHYLILGATVFCLGLYTVLTRRNAISVLMGVELILNSANINYVAFAHYSSGGVDGQIYAIFVIMLAAAEAAVGLAIVLAIFQIFHTIDVGAMETLKE comes from the coding sequence GTGGAGATCGGGCTCACTCATTACCTGATTCTCGGCGCGACCGTCTTTTGCCTCGGTCTTTACACCGTGCTCACGCGGCGGAACGCGATCAGCGTGTTGATGGGAGTGGAGCTGATCTTAAATTCGGCGAATATAAACTACGTCGCCTTCGCGCATTACAGCAGCGGCGGCGTGGACGGTCAGATTTACGCGATCTTCGTCATCATGCTGGCGGCGGCCGAGGCCGCCGTCGGGCTCGCCATCGTGCTGGCGATTTTCCAGATCTTCCACACGATCGACGTCGGCGCGATGGAAACGCTAAAGGAATAA
- a CDS encoding ABC transporter substrate-binding protein, giving the protein MIRDRKLFSWALITLTVLWLAYPRLAFAEQPMDRIKNVIERVSEVLQDVSAKAGANKNEAAQTIREIILPSFDFAEMARRSLGDRWKSLDGRQSEFIGAFTAFVESSYMNTLASYRGEKVVYLRERVNQNLAQVDTQVVARKGDPLSVNYRLHLTQGDWKVYDVVVDNISLVSNFHAQFKRILATASLDDLLKKLREKSDKPV; this is encoded by the coding sequence ATGATTAGAGACCGGAAGCTTTTCAGTTGGGCGCTGATAACGTTGACGGTGTTGTGGTTGGCTTATCCGCGGCTTGCTTTCGCCGAACAGCCGATGGACCGGATCAAGAATGTCATCGAGCGCGTTTCCGAGGTGCTCCAGGACGTCAGCGCCAAGGCAGGCGCCAACAAAAACGAGGCGGCACAGACAATCCGCGAAATTATTTTGCCGAGCTTCGACTTCGCTGAAATGGCCAGGAGATCTCTGGGCGACCGATGGAAGAGCCTGGACGGAAGACAGAGCGAGTTTATCGGCGCTTTTACCGCTTTCGTTGAAAGCTCGTACATGAACACCCTCGCCTCCTACCGCGGTGAAAAGGTCGTCTATCTGCGCGAGCGCGTGAATCAAAATCTGGCTCAGGTCGACACCCAGGTCGTGGCGCGGAAGGGAGATCCGCTCTCCGTCAACTACCGGCTCCACCTCACGCAAGGCGATTGGAAAGTCTACGACGTGGTCGTGGACAACATCAGCCTCGTCAGCAACTTCCACGCTCAGTTCAAGCGCATTCTCGCCACCGCGTCGCTCGACGACCTGCTCAAAAAACTTCGCGAGAAATCCGACAAACCGGTCTGA
- a CDS encoding cytochrome c: MEHRLALGGTVTLLLILAQTAAAQDKAEGKKHYITYCSGCHGESGKGNGQAAVSLPVKPTNHTDGAAMNQLPDKFLFEIISKGGQGVGKSPFMPAWGNQLREKQIRDVIAYVRSLASPPYNPSGK; the protein is encoded by the coding sequence ATGGAACATCGATTGGCTTTGGGCGGAACGGTGACGTTGCTTTTGATCCTGGCGCAAACCGCGGCGGCCCAGGACAAGGCCGAGGGCAAGAAACACTACATCACTTATTGTTCCGGTTGTCATGGAGAGAGCGGGAAAGGGAACGGTCAGGCGGCGGTATCCCTGCCGGTCAAGCCGACCAACCATACCGACGGGGCTGCGATGAACCAGCTCCCGGACAAGTTCCTGTTCGAGATCATCTCAAAGGGCGGCCAGGGGGTCGGAAAATCGCCGTTTATGCCGGCTTGGGGCAACCAACTGAGGGAAAAGCAAATCCGCGATGTTATCGCATACGTCAGAAGCCTGGCCAGCCCGCCCTATAACCCGTCTGGCAAGTAA
- a CDS encoding thiamine pyrophosphate-dependent dehydrogenase E1 component subunit alpha: MLDLSKRKEMLGAMLKVRAFEEKLNELYQNKVMFGSPHSYRGQEAIAVGVCSALVPKDLIASYHRGTGHLVAKGADLYRLLCECIGRLDGYSKGRGGKMHMGDLSFGFLGNTGTVGATVPFATGAALAAKIRGSREVAVSFMGDGAMNQGVVHEAMNFAGLWKLPVIYVIENNLYAMTVSLEKSVAVKHLAERAAGYGFEGKVIDGNDVELVYHETLKAADKARGGEGATLLECLTYRWDGHFGGDPGTGYRAREEIDRWKERCPIRRFKEKLIAEGNLSEAEFEKISGSVYAELEEVSAKAQASPLPPKEVEIESVFAEPELDSANLRASPSGRGQ; this comes from the coding sequence ATGCTCGACCTATCCAAGCGAAAAGAGATGCTCGGCGCGATGCTCAAGGTGCGCGCCTTCGAAGAAAAGCTGAACGAGCTTTACCAGAATAAAGTCATGTTCGGCAGCCCGCACTCCTACCGTGGCCAGGAGGCGATCGCCGTCGGCGTCTGCTCCGCCCTGGTGCCCAAAGACCTTATCGCGAGCTACCACCGGGGAACCGGGCATCTCGTGGCCAAGGGCGCGGATCTTTACCGGCTCCTCTGCGAATGCATAGGGCGCCTCGACGGCTACTCCAAAGGCCGCGGTGGCAAGATGCACATGGGCGACCTTTCGTTTGGTTTTTTGGGCAATACGGGAACTGTCGGCGCGACGGTGCCGTTCGCGACCGGCGCCGCTCTGGCGGCGAAGATCAGGGGCAGCCGGGAAGTCGCCGTGAGCTTCATGGGCGATGGCGCCATGAATCAAGGCGTGGTGCACGAGGCGATGAACTTCGCCGGCCTGTGGAAGCTTCCCGTCATCTATGTAATCGAAAACAATCTGTACGCCATGACCGTAAGCCTGGAGAAAAGCGTCGCGGTCAAGCATCTCGCCGAACGTGCGGCGGGTTACGGTTTCGAAGGCAAGGTGATCGACGGCAACGACGTCGAGCTGGTCTACCATGAGACGCTGAAGGCGGCGGATAAGGCGCGCGGGGGCGAAGGGGCGACGCTGCTCGAGTGTCTCACTTATAGATGGGACGGCCATTTCGGCGGCGATCCGGGGACCGGCTACCGCGCGCGGGAGGAGATCGACCGGTGGAAAGAGCGCTGCCCGATCCGCCGGTTCAAAGAAAAGTTGATCGCGGAAGGAAACTTAAGCGAAGCCGAATTCGAGAAGATCAGCGGGTCGGTCTATGCCGAGTTGGAGGAAGTCTCCGCCAAAGCCCAAGCGTCGCCGCTGCCGCCGAAAGAAGTTGAGATCGAGAGCGTGTTCGCTGAACCGGAATTGGATTCCGCAAACCTCAGGGCAAGCCCCTCCGGCCGAGGGCAATAG
- the nuoL gene encoding NADH-quinone oxidoreductase subunit L has translation MEHPIQTDYLRWIVLLPLIGAALNGLLGAPLQKRIGKWWVSLVACAPVVLSFALSLAAFFKLLALKPEERFLIDKVYSWLSLASLNVDVSFWVDPLSAVMILVVTGIGGLIHIYSIGYMHDDRSYWRYFAFLNLFTFSMLLLVTADSLLLMFIGWEGVGLCSWALIGFWYHDHTNTRAGNKAFIVNRVGDFGFILGIFLVFWSLDQQGHATVTFREIAKHAALLQGQQIWGIGVVTLATLFLFVGATGKSAQIPLHVWLPDAMQGPTPVSALIHAATMVTAGVYMIARLNFLFSMAPFTLSIVAGIGVATALMAATIALTQTDIKRVLAYSTISQLGYMFLAAGVAAYGAAIFHLMTHAFFKACLFLGSGSVIHAMGGEQDMRKMGGLRKYMPATFATFTISVLAIAGVPGLSGFFSKDEILWQAFSSEHGSVRLWLLGVVCAGLTAFYMFRQVFMVFFGECRADHHTKEHLHESPKVMTLPLVVLAIGAIVAGWIGLPAVFGPNLFAHWLEPVLGGHHEVHASAAEELSLMGISVGVAAFGVFLAYLMYYKQALSPERFSSLAGGLFYRLFNNKYYWDEFYQFVFVGGTLLLARIGVWIDQHIIDGIVDGSAKATAFVSWLNGLFDNYIIDGIVNALANVTFGMGNKFRKVQTGNINSYLYVILAAVVVAIIIKLRYSS, from the coding sequence ATGGAACATCCGATTCAGACAGATTATTTGAGGTGGATCGTTCTCCTGCCGCTGATCGGCGCCGCGTTGAACGGCCTCCTCGGAGCGCCGTTACAGAAGCGGATCGGCAAGTGGTGGGTGAGTCTCGTCGCCTGCGCGCCGGTCGTGCTGTCGTTTGCGCTGTCTCTCGCCGCCTTCTTCAAGCTCCTTGCGCTCAAGCCCGAAGAGCGCTTTCTGATCGACAAAGTTTATTCCTGGCTTTCGCTCGCCTCGCTCAACGTCGACGTCTCTTTCTGGGTCGATCCGCTGTCCGCAGTGATGATCCTCGTCGTCACCGGCATCGGCGGCCTCATCCATATCTATTCGATCGGCTACATGCACGACGACCGCTCGTACTGGCGCTACTTCGCTTTCCTCAATCTGTTTACCTTCTCGATGCTGCTGCTCGTCACGGCGGACAGCCTGCTCTTGATGTTCATCGGCTGGGAGGGCGTCGGCCTCTGCTCCTGGGCGCTGATCGGCTTTTGGTACCACGACCACACGAACACGCGCGCCGGCAACAAAGCTTTTATCGTCAACCGCGTCGGCGACTTCGGCTTCATACTGGGAATCTTCTTGGTCTTCTGGTCCTTGGACCAGCAAGGCCACGCGACCGTCACGTTCCGTGAGATCGCGAAGCACGCTGCGCTGCTCCAGGGCCAGCAGATCTGGGGAATCGGCGTGGTCACGCTGGCGACGTTGTTTCTCTTTGTCGGCGCCACGGGAAAGTCGGCGCAGATTCCTCTCCATGTCTGGCTTCCCGACGCGATGCAGGGCCCGACGCCGGTCAGCGCGCTCATCCACGCCGCCACGATGGTTACCGCGGGCGTTTACATGATCGCCCGGCTGAATTTTCTCTTTTCCATGGCCCCGTTCACGCTGTCGATCGTCGCGGGCATCGGCGTCGCCACCGCGCTCATGGCGGCGACGATCGCGCTCACCCAGACCGACATCAAGCGCGTGCTCGCCTATTCCACCATCAGCCAGCTCGGCTACATGTTTTTGGCCGCGGGCGTCGCGGCTTACGGCGCGGCGATTTTTCACCTGATGACGCACGCGTTCTTCAAAGCCTGTCTATTTCTCGGCTCGGGCAGCGTAATCCACGCCATGGGCGGAGAGCAGGACATGAGAAAGATGGGCGGGCTCAGAAAGTACATGCCGGCGACCTTTGCAACTTTCACCATCTCGGTCCTGGCGATCGCCGGCGTGCCGGGATTGTCCGGATTTTTTTCCAAGGATGAGATTCTCTGGCAGGCCTTTTCCAGCGAGCACGGCTCGGTCCGGCTCTGGCTACTGGGCGTCGTTTGCGCCGGCCTGACGGCGTTCTACATGTTCCGCCAGGTGTTCATGGTCTTCTTCGGCGAGTGCCGCGCCGACCACCACACGAAGGAACATCTGCACGAGTCGCCGAAGGTGATGACGCTGCCGCTCGTCGTGCTCGCGATCGGCGCGATCGTCGCTGGCTGGATCGGCCTGCCGGCGGTCTTCGGCCCGAATCTTTTTGCCCATTGGCTCGAACCGGTTTTGGGCGGACATCACGAAGTCCACGCCTCGGCGGCCGAGGAGCTGAGCTTGATGGGAATATCGGTCGGCGTCGCCGCGTTCGGCGTTTTCCTCGCCTACCTCATGTACTACAAGCAAGCGCTGTCGCCGGAGCGCTTTTCCTCTCTCGCCGGCGGGCTATTTTACCGGCTGTTCAACAACAAATATTATTGGGACGAATTTTATCAGTTCGTTTTTGTCGGCGGGACGCTGCTGCTCGCCCGCATCGGCGTCTGGATCGACCAGCACATCATCGACGGCATCGTCGATGGATCGGCCAAGGCGACGGCGTTCGTCTCCTGGCTGAACGGCCTTTTCGACAACTACATCATCGACGGCATCGTCAACGCCCTGGCGAACGTCACATTCGGAATGGGCAACAAATTCAGAAAGGTCCAGACCGGCAACATCAACAGCTACCTGTACGTGATTCTCGCCGCGGTAGTGGTGGCGATCATCATCAAGTTGCGCTATTCGAGCTGA
- a CDS encoding prohibitin family protein: MERIVSVKAAAIAAGILLLLYLTTTVVPAGHVGVKDFFGKVSDQPLHPGINFVFPFTRVIKFSVQTREMKESAAVPTSEGLIVNLDVSLLFRLKPEEAPRVYKTVGRNYEFVVIDPQLRSVIRDVTAEYEAKFLYSASREMVAKNMFKHIELLITPRGIEAEQVLLRAVQLPQLLTQSIQEKLQAEQQSQRMRFVLDKEKQEAERKRIEGQGIADFQAIVSRGISEQLLKWKAIEVASELSKSPNAKIIVLGDKSGLPIILSDK; this comes from the coding sequence ATGGAGCGTATTGTATCGGTGAAGGCGGCTGCGATCGCGGCTGGAATCCTTCTCTTATTGTATCTGACGACAACCGTTGTGCCCGCGGGGCATGTCGGAGTCAAGGATTTCTTCGGTAAAGTCTCCGACCAGCCGCTGCACCCGGGGATCAACTTCGTTTTTCCCTTCACTCGGGTAATAAAATTCAGCGTCCAGACCCGGGAAATGAAGGAGTCGGCCGCGGTTCCAACGTCGGAGGGACTCATCGTCAACCTGGACGTGTCTTTGCTCTTTCGCCTCAAACCGGAAGAGGCGCCCAGAGTCTATAAGACGGTTGGGAGAAATTATGAATTCGTCGTTATCGATCCGCAGCTCCGCTCCGTCATCCGCGACGTTACGGCCGAGTACGAGGCGAAGTTCCTCTATTCGGCCTCGCGCGAGATGGTGGCCAAGAACATGTTCAAACACATCGAGCTGCTTATCACTCCCCGGGGCATCGAAGCGGAGCAGGTGCTTCTCAGGGCGGTGCAGCTCCCGCAGCTTTTGACCCAGTCGATCCAGGAAAAGTTACAGGCGGAACAGCAGTCTCAGAGGATGAGATTCGTTCTTGACAAGGAAAAGCAGGAAGCCGAAAGAAAGCGCATCGAAGGCCAAGGAATCGCCGATTTCCAGGCCATCGTATCGAGGGGTATCAGCGAGCAGTTGCTCAAATGGAAGGCGATCGAAGTGGCGAGCGAGCTTTCCAAGAGCCCGAACGCAAAGATCATTGTCCTGGGTGACAAGAGCGGCTTGCCGATAATTCTAAGTGATAAATAG
- the groES gene encoding co-chaperone GroES: protein MALKVRPLHDRVIVKRIEEEEKTKGGIIIPDTAKEKPQEGRVVAVGAGKHEDGKVIPLDVKAGDKILFGKYSGTEIKLNGEEHLIMREEDILGIVE, encoded by the coding sequence ATGGCACTCAAGGTTCGTCCCCTGCATGACAGGGTTATCGTCAAGAGAATCGAAGAAGAGGAAAAGACCAAAGGCGGCATCATTATTCCGGACACCGCCAAGGAAAAACCCCAGGAGGGCCGCGTCGTGGCCGTAGGCGCCGGGAAGCATGAAGACGGCAAGGTGATCCCATTGGACGTGAAAGCCGGCGACAAGATCCTGTTCGGAAAGTATTCCGGTACGGAGATCAAGCTCAACGGCGAGGAACATCTCATCATGCGCGAAGAGGACATTTTAGGAATTGTCGAATAA
- a CDS encoding NADH-quinone oxidoreductase subunit M, which yields MTDHVLTYMVFFPVAGMLVVLLLPSDRHGLIRWTSAIFTVPPLLLGIWLYRNFDVTNPGLQFKEQVDWIPAYNIQYFVGIDGISISMVLLTALLSFLCIFASWGIDKGVKGYFALFLLLDAGMMGVFVALDFFLFYIFWEVMLLPMYFLIGIWGGPRREYAAIKFFLYTLFGSVLMLLAILALYFTSEPHTFDMTQLIARSGKYATTPLSMWPFDQLRWGFQHVVWMALFIGFAIKIPAFPFHTWLPDAHVEAPTAISVILAGVLLKMGTYGILRINYPMLPQATADLAYVFLAALGTWNIIYGALCAMAQKDFKKLVAYSSVSHMGYVMLGMASFTPQGISGAVLQMFNHGTITGMLFLMVGVIYDRAHHRDIEGFGGLASIMPLYTGVSALAIFASMGLPGLSGFISEVLVLLGSWQKYTILTVFAATGVILTAGYLLWTIQRVFLGAADEKYKMLPEITGRELFTMIPLGIIVIIVGVYPSVVLDLLRASLDQLNQIVIPHLS from the coding sequence ATGACAGACCACGTTCTCACCTACATGGTTTTTTTTCCCGTGGCCGGCATGCTCGTCGTGCTCCTGCTGCCAAGCGACCGTCACGGTCTGATCCGCTGGACGTCGGCCATCTTCACGGTTCCCCCGCTGCTGCTCGGGATTTGGCTCTATCGCAATTTCGACGTAACGAATCCAGGTCTCCAGTTCAAAGAGCAGGTCGATTGGATTCCGGCTTACAACATCCAGTATTTCGTCGGCATCGACGGCATCAGCATCTCGATGGTGCTCCTGACCGCGCTCTTGAGTTTTCTTTGCATCTTCGCCTCCTGGGGGATCGACAAGGGCGTCAAAGGCTACTTTGCGCTCTTTCTTCTGCTCGACGCCGGCATGATGGGCGTCTTTGTCGCGCTCGACTTCTTTCTCTTCTACATTTTCTGGGAAGTGATGCTCTTGCCGATGTATTTCCTGATCGGCATCTGGGGCGGGCCGCGGCGTGAGTACGCCGCGATCAAGTTCTTTCTCTATACGCTCTTCGGCAGCGTGCTCATGCTGCTGGCGATCCTGGCGCTCTATTTCACCAGCGAGCCGCACACGTTCGACATGACGCAGTTGATCGCCCGGAGCGGCAAGTACGCCACGACGCCGCTTTCCATGTGGCCGTTCGATCAGTTGCGCTGGGGATTCCAGCACGTCGTCTGGATGGCGCTGTTTATCGGCTTTGCGATCAAGATTCCCGCCTTTCCGTTTCACACCTGGCTGCCGGACGCTCACGTCGAGGCGCCGACGGCGATCTCGGTGATTCTGGCCGGGGTTCTTTTGAAGATGGGGACGTACGGAATTCTCAGGATCAACTACCCGATGCTCCCGCAGGCGACCGCCGACCTGGCGTATGTTTTCCTCGCCGCCCTCGGCACCTGGAACATCATTTACGGCGCGCTCTGCGCCATGGCGCAAAAAGATTTCAAGAAGCTCGTCGCGTACTCGAGCGTGAGCCACATGGGCTACGTCATGCTCGGCATGGCGAGCTTCACGCCGCAGGGCATCAGCGGCGCGGTCTTGCAGATGTTCAATCACGGCACCATCACCGGCATGCTCTTTCTCATGGTCGGCGTTATTTACGACCGCGCCCACCACCGCGACATCGAGGGCTTCGGCGGCCTGGCGTCGATCATGCCGCTCTACACAGGCGTCAGCGCGCTGGCGATATTCGCGTCGATGGGATTGCCCGGCCTTTCGGGATTCATCTCGGAAGTGCTGGTGTTGCTCGGATCGTGGCAGAAATATACCATCCTCACCGTGTTCGCGGCGACCGGCGTGATCCTGACCGCGGGATATCTCCTCTGGACGATCCAGCGCGTCTTTCTCGGCGCGGCCGACGAGAAGTACAAGATGCTGCCGGAGATCACCGGCCGGGAGCTTTTTACCATGATCCCGCTCGGAATCATCGTGATTATCGTCGGGGTTTATCCGAGCGTGGTTCTCGATCTATTGCGCGCCTCGCTGGACCAGCTCAATCAAATCGTCATCCCGCATCTCAGCTAA